GTAGAAGTTCTCCGAGATGGTGCGATTCTTGTTGATCGTCTTGAAGTGCTTCCGGCGCAGCGTCACCGCACCGTCGTCGCCCATCAGCAGGTCGTTGAACGTCTGCATGTTGCGATAGGTTTGCCGGCGTCGAATCGATTGGTTGCGTTCGCGCCGCTCGGCCACCAGCTTGTAGATGGACGTTATCAGCTCCTTCGGGATCTACAACGGTACATATATCAATGGGTTTGCCTTGATGCACTATTCACCCTTTTTTATACGTACCCGCTTCTCGCGTGGATCGTTCGGCTTGACACGAAAGTGCAGCCGGCAGCGGGACGTTTTCAGCAGCGCTATCCGCTGAAAGAGGGCCCAGATGCGTATCGGTGCCTTGCGCAGCAGGCGTGAAAACATTAGCCCTTCGAGGCGCGAGATCAGCTCGGCCTGGCGCGACAATCGGTCGAGGCCGGCCGACTGCTGCAGCCCCTGGATGTCGCTGACGGCCAGACCGACCAGCAGGTTGGTCAGTATCACCGTCACCAGCAGCACAAAGGCGAGAAACATGCCGTGCGCCGTCGCCGGGTACTCGATCTTCAGGTTTTCGCCGTAGAAGATGTCCTCGAACTCCAGCTCGCCCGCCATCATGACGATCGTTTTCAGCAGCGAGCGCGGGATCGCCTTGAACGCGATGTAGTTCGGGAACAGCACGCAGAAGCTCAGCCCGAACGCGATCAGCAGGCAGCAGTAGGCCATCAAAAACTTGGAGAAATTGACCGCCACTGCAAATGGGGCAATGGCAGAgtgaaggagaagaaaaacaaaatcccgtTGTGTCTTCTTACCGGTGGTGAACATTTGAACGTACAACCCGAAGATGGGAAAGCGCCCTACCAGCATCATAAGCTCAAGCCAGGCGAGAAAAATTACGACAGCAGCTACGTGATGCTGCCATATCATGACGGAGTTGACGTCGCTGAGTCCATTATGCTTGTTCGGGAAGGGGTAGAGAACGAAAGATAGAAACGTAATATACTTTTCCGGAAAAAAGCGGGTGTGAGTTTGTGACCCAAAATTCAGACAGTTCAGTTGCATCAAACTCATATTTTGAAATACGTCAGTGATATTCTTTCGTGTGAACGTGAATCCACAGTCTCATGAATTGAAACGTcattaaaattggaaaaatatgatcAAAAAGTTTGAAACCCTCGACACTTCAGGCTGCCTGTTTTGACTACCGTCTTATTATCCGGCTCTTGGTGCGTTGGAGGTGAAAAAGGTTACTCACCGTGCAGAGGAAGATGCCGATCACGATGCTCCATTGCAACCAGTTCTCCCAGTAGCGCACGTAGCTGACGAACCCGTGCATCATCTGAAAGATCTCCTTGGTCAGCAGGACCAGATTGAAGAGGATGATGATGTAGCCGACGGCCGGGACGTAGGCGGGCGTTTGGCAGTTCCGGGTGCGGCAGTCCTGCACGTACACGCCAAGCACGTACGCGGTGAACAGCAGCACGAACAGACCGTGATAGAAGAGGCTGAAGATGAAGAACTTGCGAATGCGACGCCACTTCAGCAGCAGGAAGGTTTCGCACAGCGGATGCTTGAGGATGCGCTTCTGGCCGACCTCGATGAACGCGAGCAGCAGCTCGGTCTCGCCGCGCTCGTTGTTCGGCACCAGCAGCCGGAAGTCGAGCCGGATCTCGCAGTCGACGTCGCCGATCTCGTGGATGCTGTTGACGCTGATCGCCGCGTCCAGCTTGTCGATGTAGCGCGGGATGATTTCGGGCGTGCGGCGGATGATGAACGACAGCGCCGACACGCCACCGTTGGTGCGGGCCGTTATGTCCGCACCGTACTCGATCAGCATGTACACGCAAGTGCTGAACTCGTTGAGGGCGGCGATGTGCAGCGGCGTGTAGCCGAAATGGTCCGCCCGGTTCACGTCCACCTTCGCCTTCAGCAGGCTGAGCGTGCAGTCCCAGAAGCGCGACTCCTTCACGATCGACGCGTGCAGCGCCGTCCGGCCGTCCCGGTAGACCGCGTGCACGTCCGCCTTCTGCCCGATGAGGTACGTGACGGTTTCGTGGCACTGCGACAGGCAGGCCAGGTGCAGCGGCGTCTGCTGGTCGCGATTGCGTGCGTCGATGTTGGCCCCGGCCGCCACCAGCAGCTTCACGCACTCGAGGTAGTTCTCGGACGCGGCCAGATGCAGTGCGGTGATCTTCTTCTGACCGTACTGCGAGCGTGCGTCGGCACCATgcgccagcagcagctccaTGCACTCCGTGTACCCGAGGGCTGCGGCCACATGCAGCGGTGTTTGCGTGTACACCTGCGGCGTGTTCGGGTTGGCGCCGCGCTGCAGCAGATGCTCCACGCAGCTCTTACTGTTGCGCATCACCGCGTAGTGCAGCGCCGAATACTTCTCGATGCCGGCATTAATGTCCACGTGCTGGTCGAGCAGCAGCGTCACACACTCCAGACTCCCGCAACTGTAACGGTGGAAGGTAGAGGACATTGGGAAATGGGATTGAAACTCATACCCGGTTCGCTGGGTTGATCTTAATATGGCGAATAGAATGGataccaaccaaccatcttGCCTCAAGCTTGTCAAGCGAAAGTGCTCTTTCACAATATCCAAAGCTAGATGAACTAGAACTTCCGTAGATTCATTATTTGCCATCTTCTGAATCACAGAGGTTGAAGTCCACACACGTTAAACATTGATCGACGGATAGCTTGTATAGTTGAAACGACTCACAATGTTTATCGTTAATCGTGAGCAAACGTTGAAAAATTGTCtgattaatttttcacacATTGCAAACACTGATTTCTTGCGTGAAGAAGCGGTTTCTGtcgtccaaacaatttcctAACGTTGGCTGTTTCATGAAGGGTGAGTTCTCTGAGTTGTTTCGGAAGGATTAATACTTTACTTAAGTACTTAATTTCCGTAGTAACCATCATCGTAATGTCCGTGTACCcagaggcggatctacctatgagcggactgagcggccgcggggggccccgagcTTAAGGGGGCCCCGTGATGAAAACCCCAGACCGCAAAAGTAACtaccaattttatttattctctcaGCGGTACACATACTTTGATCAAAGTTAGTACAGATGTATTTTAATATTGCTTAtccattgttaattttcacctaaaaccttgccagaatatgttttcatgaatcttctttcTCATCTAATAATGTCCGTTTGACTTCAAATGCTCTCAATTTACGGTctaccagcaaaaaaaaaaaaatttaaaatgttttcgtcatcgctgttaaaattgataaaaagatttgataatttgagagcgatttaaaaaacccctattGCGATTGCGATTATTTTCAGATAATGAAGATCTAATGTctgatttcataaaataagcaaatatgCGTCCTTTATGTGTATAAAGGATtgctaaaaatatgtataaaggaTTGCTAACTGCtgtaaaaaataagtccaATTTTGGCCATAAGTATAGAAACACTTAGagcaatggaaatgtctgGAGGGTCCCGTTTATCCAACCGCTTGGGGCCCCCGAacggattgatccgcttctgCGTGTACcagaagtcgaaaaaagttccCTCGAATCTAGAATTCCTGAAGCGATTGATTGGATAACTTTTTCGCTATGACTTTGGTTTTGTAGATTCGTGTTTAATTGCTGCCAAACGAGGAGTTCAGTCAACTTGTGCATTGTTACCCGGAGATACGCTTCAGAAATCCTCGTCGCCGATTGATATGTTTGTTGGTTTCCATTTATTATTACCACTAATACGAATGACTTGTAGCCAACTACAATAGGAGTGTATCGGAAGGATCGAAGTGGACCTACCTGGCAGCGCAGTGCAGCGGAGTGGCAGCCCGTTCCTTGTCCCAGCAGTGCGGCTTCGCACCGTGCTGTAGCAGCAGCTCGGTCGCCTTGTAGTCGCCGATGTAGCATGCCAGATGCAACGCCGATCTGCCGGCAGTGTCGCACGCGTGCACGTTCGGGCCCTCCAGCGCCAGCACCTTCCGCAGCAGGTCGTGCTTGCTGTACCAGACCGCGAGCAACAGCACCGTCGTAACGTGCTGGCCGAAGTCCTGCAGGATGTCGCCGACCGGCACCAGGCTGCACAGCAGCAGCTCCGCGATCCGCTCACCGTCGGGCAGCTCCTTCAGCCCGGACTCGATCTCGGCGTACGCCCATATCTCCTCCTGACTCTCGCGGCCCGTCCCGAAGTCGTGCGGTTGGTTGGGCGACGAAATCTCCACCCCGCCGACGTCGCTCTCGCTCGAGATGCTCAGCCGGTAGCGGCCGGCACTGTCCGGCGGGTCGCTGGCATCGTCCTCCGGCTCCTGATAGTACATCCGGTACTCGTCCTCCCACCGCATCTCATTCTCCTATCCGGACggaaacaaaaccacaaaccaccgatcagtatgtgtgtgtgtgtgttgggagGTACCGGGCCAATGCCGGTCAAGGTGAACGGGAGCCTACTATGATTGAAAATCGCACCGTGTCCATGCCGCACGCGCTGGCCTCTAGCAGCAGCTCGATGTCAGTACACTAGATCCGTGTACCCTCTCACCGGCGAGCTGGGGTGAAAAAAACGAGATGATTTAGTACAACCACACGCCGCAGAACAGCAAGTGTGCAACTAGAGGAACCCCTCTCGGAGAAGACGCAGGCAAGCTAGTCGTGGTTGGAGGGAAGAATAATGCCACAGCAGCGTATGCAGTTTGCTGCAGCTCCCGGAACCTACTTATTCTAGGAAAACGTTTACCATGGAAGGGCGAACAATTAGTGCAGCCATGGTCACCGATCTTCGCGTAAGGGCCCCCTCCGACGCTAAGGTAAACACACGCCGACCGCCAACGGTGTGCGCAAAACGCAGTAGCAACGAATCAGAGACTGTTTTACAGAGCCGAACAACATCATCGGCTATCTTGGGCGGATGATTGCAACCCCCGCTCCAGCTGGGCTTATGTAAGCCCCGAGTAGAACCCCCGGACGACCAACGGGCGTCCAACGACACGTTTATGTAAGCGAGCTGTGGGCATGTTACACCGCAAAACCCGGGATTTCGACGCCAACACGCAATCCATCGACTGCTGCTTCGCGTGTGTCACTCGTCAAGCAATTTCCCGGGGCGAGCATGCAAACGGGAACTGCATGCTACACGACAAGGCAAGATGGAGGTGCACGACCAGCGACTCCCGGTGAAGGCAACGTCAACGGGACGCTTCCCATTTCTCCTCCCACACCTACCCGCTACGATCGGCCGGTGTGTGGGTGCGTTATTTGGATAACCAGCGAAAGATTTGTTTAGTGTTGCGCTTGTAACTAATTTCGCCCCGGGAGACGGAGCTGGCGGTGTGGCCACCGTGAAGTGGAACAAATCTCGAACCGACCGACGTGTTGCGCTAAAGGAAGGAaggtgaaaattgaaacaccGCTAAACGCGAACACCGGCCACCATCATCCGTTGGCACGTCCGGTGCGATGCTGCGTCGTCTCGTTAGCCGCGAAGATGCGACTTGTTGTTCGCTTTCCTAGCAGAGGCTGTGCACCAATAGTGTTTGCAAAGGTGTTGGATCGCGAAACCAAAACGATCCACACTCAACACCCTTAATTCTTACGACCTGTAACGGGTTGTAAACCTTCGCCTAAACGATCCGAATTAGCACGCTAGTGAGACTACAACTAGATGTACACCGTTTTGGATTTTCCTTCTACGAAACGTTCTACGTTTTAGTCAAAGTTTACGAAGGCCATCCTAATTAATGCTACGCCATTTGATCATTTTAATGTGTCTTTTAAATGGGAGGATATTGACGAAAAGACTGGATCTCCCTAGGATGTTTGAATCGCATCAGGAGAATGCACCATACGCGATCCGGCTTCACACgcatttttccaaacaaagcTATCTCTTGCAAGCTAGCAAATGTATCAAATGTTGAAGGGATGTGTTCTCTTTTATCTTTAATAGTGGTGTCGAGCTCTGACGccaacattttcaaaaccTGAACTTATCATATGTTTGACCTGGGAAGTTGTCAACtaggaaaaaaagttcaatCATACTTCCCATTGTTTTTCCTTGGAAAATACCATAAACGATATAGTTTTGCAGAGTATAACTACTTTAAAAACTCGTGTCCTTTTTAGGGTGTTTGAATTAAAAGTTTAAATCATGTATCGAAATGTAATTCAATGAAACTATTACTGTCTGGTTGATTAGTTGCCAGTTCAACTGAAGGATCCTGCACGTTGATGgcgtaaaacaaaactgcaaaaGCAAATCAAATTTCGTTTGGAATATTCGACCTGCGTTAAACAGTAGCCAAGATATTTGGagttaaatataaaaagtgaCACTGCACCTTCACTTTTAAGAATAGCTGTATATGAAAAGTCGGAAAATAGGACTTTTTATACAGCATTGAGTCAGAACTCCCTGAGGTTGACCGTGAAATTCCTCCTGCTTCACGTTCGCCAGAAATGCTTCTCCTTTTGTGTTGTTCTGACGTAAGAGAGTTTTAATGTTGATTACAATCTGGAATTCTGCGCGTCCCAAAGGCATTGGCGTCTTGCACATTCCCAACCATATCCTCGTGTGGGGGGGTTTCGGTGCAGCTGGAGTTGCTCCCCAAAGTcagaagtttgttttcttttatttttgtgtgttcTTCCGCACGGTCTGCTTTTCAATGCCCGCCTGGACCCAAAGCCACCAGTTGCATGCAAGAGGAGGGGAAGCGGGAGGGCTAGTTGGGGGGGAAACATGGGGAAGCAGCGACGACGACACCATGTTTTTTTACCACACGCCGAGCAAGGGCGCCGCTCATCCGCACTCGCTGAAGAGGCCACTTCTGGAAGATTTggaatttgtaaacaaaacattcgtTTTCGGCGTTAATTTGGTGTGCGGTGTTGGCGCGCGCGGTTGGAAAATGAGCGAGCGCGCGGCGACGGTTCGCGGAAAAACAAGAGGAAAATGATCAATTTCGTCGGCGCGTGCGGTTTGAAGCCGCTGATCACGCTTTTAATTAGCCGTGTTTATGTGCTCCGTTGCGGGAAGTGAGTCCACTTTGGGGAGCGATGCCTCTGATTGCACAGACACCTATATTGCCGCGGCGCAACATTAGACGGGTGAGCTCCTAAATCTTGCACGGACAGTGCAGTCGATCGTTACAGAAAGCAGATCCGCTTGGAATTCGTTTTCCATGGAAAAACAATCCGTAAACTCAACTCACGTTCAGACCGTCCCAAATATTAACACTTTCTTGTTGTACACTTTTTCTCAGAAGTCTTCAGGAGCGTGCCTTCCCACTCGTGAACATCCTGTTGTGTTCCCTGAATCGCCACTAGCAACTTGTACCACACTGGACTGGATAAGTGGACTATTTTGATGGCTTCCAGATTTCGTGCCTTTTAGGCTTTGGGTTGATCGAAGTCCCCCGATCGGGCAGCGTCGAATGCCGGCGATTTCCTACCTTGGGAGGCCCTCCGATGGGGCAATGGTTTCACcaccaaaacaacaaccacttTGCCGTCTTTCAGGGCTTTCCCGTTTGCAACGCGAACCCGAAGGCTTCCTTGAGCCCGCACCGCGTCGAACGCCAACCGAGAACTGATGCAAACGATCCCGACGATGATGGACCCGGCCAGCCGCCGCCGCGAAACGCAACCAGCACACCCTACGCAGACTGGCCACCGGCAGAGAACCCTCCCACCACCCTGCcggcaaacttttccttccttaCCCGACCCCGTGGCCATGAGACGGCCCACCGATGGAAGAGAGCGGCGTTCAGGAGAACATGATCTGTTCACGCTTTTCTAAAACCCGGAGCGCGCCAGCCCCGCCCCGCCGCGGTTCCCCGCTGGAGAAGCAGAAGGAATATGAATATATAAATACACAGGAGTGCGaacagacacacgcacacgggaGCGTCTTGGAGAGAGCATGGAGAGATGCTGCGCGCCATGCAGGATGCGCCTGGCCAACGCGGGCGAAAGCGAAAGAGCGAATTTTGCTGCGCGGGAGAGCTGGCCACCCAACGCCGCGAAGAGGATGTGGCGGCGTGAAAAACCATCAGCGAAACGTCTTCCCGTGAACGCGCATACTTTCTTCCCACCCGCGGTCGATTTGCGGTGGTTTTTCGGGAGCCGGATGAAAATGAGAACCAGATGGAGTGCCTCTCAACGGGATGGCAATGGCAGCAAGCGATGGCATTGGGGGAATGGGGAGCAGGACACGGCGGTCGGCGGCGTGGGACgtaccacacacacgcaagtgGTCGTACGAAGAGGACGCCGACGCGCTTACAGAAACATCCGCCGAGTGTGGAAAATCAGTGGCGACGACGATGTTAAGCCCATCCCCCCCTCTTGTTGGTGGGAGAAGGCAGGTCGAGAGGAAATGGTGCACGACCACCTCCGTGTGTTCGCCTGCTGCGGTGGGGAATGCTCGGAGGACAGCTCCCCAGCTCTGAtgacggtggaaaaaaatgggaatGTTTAGCATCGGCACTAATTAgcactcgtcgtcgtcgtcgtcgtcgccgttgtCGCCACCGGTGCCGGCGGGAGATCGTTTATGTCCGTCGGCGGAACTGGCCAACC
This region of Anopheles coustani chromosome X, idAnoCousDA_361_x.2, whole genome shotgun sequence genomic DNA includes:
- the LOC131268728 gene encoding transient receptor potential channel pyrexia; the encoded protein is MDTVRFSIIENEMRWEDEYRMYYQEPEDDASDPPDSAGRYRLSISSESDVGGVEISSPNQPHDFGTGRESQEEIWAYAEIESGLKELPDGERIAELLLCSLVPVGDILQDFGQHVTTVLLLAVWYSKHDLLRKVLALEGPNVHACDTAGRSALHLACYIGDYKATELLLQHGAKPHCWDKERAATPLHCAASCGSLECVTLLLDQHVDINAGIEKYSALHYAVMRNSKSCVEHLLQRGANPNTPQVYTQTPLHVAAALGYTECMELLLAHGADARSQYGQKKITALHLAASENYLECVKLLVAAGANIDARNRDQQTPLHLACLSQCHETVTYLIGQKADVHAVYRDGRTALHASIVKESRFWDCTLSLLKAKVDVNRADHFGYTPLHIAALNEFSTCVYMLIEYGADITARTNGGVSALSFIIRRTPEIIPRYIDKLDAAISVNSIHEIGDVDCEIRLDFRLLVPNNERGETELLLAFIEVGQKRILKHPLCETFLLLKWRRIRKFFIFSLFYHGLFVLLFTAYVLGVYVQDCRTRNCQTPAYVPAVGYIIILFNLVLLTKEIFQMMHGFVSYVRYWENWLQWSIVIGIFLCTHNGLSDVNSVMIWQHHVAAVVIFLAWLELMMLVGRFPIFGLYVQMFTTVAVNFSKFLMAYCCLLIAFGLSFCVLFPNYIAFKAIPRSLLKTIVMMAGELEFEDIFYGENLKIEYPATAHGMFLAFVLLVTVILTNLLVGLAVSDIQGLQQSAGLDRLSRQAELISRLEGLMFSRLLRKAPIRIWALFQRIALLKTSRCRLHFRVKPNDPREKRIPKELITSIYKLVAERRERNQSIRRRQTYRNMQTFNDLLMGDDGAVTLRRKHFKTINKNRTISENFYGGTRPDTMPAAPTVRTSATSTAKALEETQKTILKRLDELSKDLDIIKNKIKKL